In Raphanus sativus cultivar WK10039 chromosome 5, ASM80110v3, whole genome shotgun sequence, the following proteins share a genomic window:
- the LOC108838870 gene encoding uncharacterized protein LOC108838870, which translates to MAAANKQIPVSDDLNYKQWAPNAKKKLVENGVWDVVANGVPFDPTKLPELAARISPKELAEWRDRAISDMKALKILQSSLPPSTYRNTFSVASAKDLWDLLKSGNEEPNRPKLAKEFEDLAMYDGESMDGYLERVLDIVERFRRYGNPKPDDEVITKLLTSLSWMYDDSIAMLEEIMSLPDMTLNDLVGILELFGDHPGEYMTQQLKKHHKSLAKAKSEQMWCDGLCKKYDHNQEDCYRSDTSGQCHVCGARRGGECARGCTAKNGKPEHLMLAVTTGDFTYGDDVWMVYSTASDHMSPYLKVFATLDRTYKARVGMADGKVVMAEGKGDVKITMKGVRKLIKNVLFVPGIDRNVLSISKLTSGGGSVVIGGGECTVRDENGKVFANTRLEERGIALRFKVIR; encoded by the coding sequence ATGGCGGCGGCGAATAAACAAATCCCCGTTTCCGATGACCTAAACTACAAACAGTGGGCTCCAAACGCGAAGAAAAAGCTAGTGGAGAACGGAGTATGGGACGTCGTCGCGAACGGAGTCCCGTTCGATCCAACGAAGCTCCCAGAGCTAGCGGCGAGGATCAGCCCCAAAGAACTCGCCGAGTGGAGAGACCGCGCGATCAGCGACATGAAAGCTCTCAAGATCCTCCAGTCTTCCCTCCCGCCTTCCACCTACCGCAACACATTCTCCGTCGCCTCCGCCAAGGATCTCTGGGATCTGCTCAAATCAGGCAACGAGGAACCGAATCGCCCCAAGCTAGCGAAGGAGTTCGAGGATCTCGCGATGTACGACGGAGAATCGATGGACGGTTACTTGGAGAGAGTTTTGGATATCGTCGAACGGTTTCGCCGTTACGGGAATCCCAAGCCCGACGACGAGGTCATCACCAAGCTGTTGACATCGCTCTCGTGGATGTACGATGATTCGATTGCGATGCTGGAGGAGATCATGAGTCTTCCCGATATGACTCTCAACGATCTGGTAGGGATTCTCGAACTGTTTGGAGATCATCCAGGGGAATACATGACGCAACAGCTCAAGAAGCATCACAAGAGTCTTGCGAAGGCCAAGTCCGAGCAGATGTGGTGTGATGGCTTGTGCAAGAAGTATGATCACAATCAAGAAGACTGTTACCGTAGTGACACGAGTGGACAGTGCCATGTGTGTGGAGCGAGGAGAGGAGGGGAGTGTGCGAGAGGTTGTACAGCGAAGAACGGGAAGCCAGAGCATTTGATGTTGGCTGTGACTACGGGCGATTTCACTTACGGTGACGATGTGTGGATGGTGTACTCGACTGCTTCGGACCATATGAGTCCGTATCTGAAGGTTTTCGCCACGCTGGATAGAACGTACAAGGCTCGTGTTGGAATGGCTGATGGGAAAGTTGTTATGGCGGAAGGGAAAGGAGATGTGAAGATTACTATGAAGGGTGTGAGGAAGTTGATCAAGAACGTGCTTTTCGTTCCGGGGATTGATAGAAACGTGCTGAGTATTAGTAAGCTGACATCAGGTGGCGGCTCGGTGGTGATAGGTGGAGGGGAATGCACTGTTAGAGATGAGAATGGGAAAGTGTTTGCTAACACGAGGTTGGAAGAGAGAGGCATTGCTCTGCGTTTTAAGGTGATTAGGTAA